One Natrinema longum genomic window, CCTTCCATCCCATATGTTAGTCCTCGTTCTGTTCGGATTCGGCTTCGTCGTCGTCCTCCGCCTGCGCACGCTCCGAGATGACCACCTCACCGCCGGCAGCCTCGAGTTTCTCCTGGGCTGCATCGGAGAAGGCGTCCGCCGTTACCTCGAGCGTGTTTCGGACCTGACCGGACCCGAGGACCTTCACTTTGTCGACCTCGTGGCCGTCCTCGACGATATCGCGTGCGTCGAGTCGATAGCCGTCGTCGGTTTCCTCGGCGAGGTCCTCGGCGACGTAGAGGATCGCGTCCTCGTCTAGCTTCTGGACGTCGATCTCCGCGACCGTCTCGCGGATATCGTGGGGTCGCTTGAAGCCGTGTTTGCCCTTCGGTTCGTAGTTGTGGAACTCGTGTTTGCTGCGCCCGGCACGGCCGCGGCCACCACGGTGGCCCGCACCGCGTCGGTTCTTGTGGGAACCGCCGCTGTGGGTTCGCGATCCGCGCTGGCGTCGTTTTTTGCTCGTCATGGTTATCGCATCGATTCTAGGAGGTCGTTAATCTCCCCGGTTGTATGCTTTCCGAGTTGGCCGCCCTCGACGGTCGGCTTTTTGATACCATCGTGACCGCCCCGCGGTGGGTGAAGTCGAAGCGTCGGTGACAGGCCCTCGTCACGAAGCGTCGTCTCCTCTGCCAGGAGCGCCTCGGCGAGTGCACCGAAGTCGTCGTAGTCGGTGTTGTCGGCCAGCCACTCCTCGTCGACGTCCGCCTGCTTGCCTTCGAGGGGTTCGGCTCGCTTCGCGAGTAGGGTCTCGAGAACGTCGGCGTCGGGCTCGCCGACGGCGACGTAATCGTTGACCTTCGCGATCATCCCCTCGTAGGTGTCGGTCTCGGGGACGAGCGCGCAGTGGTTGACGTTGTGGATATTGAGCATCTTCAGGGTATCCTGGACGTCTTCCTGTCGATTGACTTCGCCACGAATCTGAACGATCGCCTTCATCACTCGCTCACCTCAGCTTCCTCGCGGTTGGGTCGTCGCTGTGGGTGGCGCGACTGCGAGGCGTTCTCGAGCGCGTTGTAGGTGGCTTTCGCCAGATTGACCGTCGTTCGAGTGTTGCCGTGACTCTTGGTCCAGGCGTTCTCGATGCCGGCCAGCTCGAGGACGTGGCGGACGGTGTCACTGGCGGCCAGCCCCAACCCTTCGGGGGCGGGGATGACCTCGACTTCGACGGAGCCGGCCTTGCCGGTCGTCCGTCGGGTCAGCGAGTGTGGCCGGTCCGAACGGTCCTCCCAGGAGCCCGAGCCGCGGGGCACCTGAATCATGTTCAGTTTCGCGATACCGATCGCCTTCTGGATGGCGGACCCGACCTGGTCGTCGCGGCCTTCCGCGTAGCCGATGAAGCCATCGCGGTTGCCGACGGCGACGACACAACGGAACTTCACGCGTCGTCCGGAGTCGGTCATCCGCTGGACCATGTTGATGTCCAGCACTTCGTCTTCCAGTCCAGGCAGGAGCTGGTCGACGAGTTCGGGTTCCTTCAGCGGGAGGCCCGAGTTGAGGGCGGTCTCCATGTCCTCGATTTCGCCCTCCTGGACCATCCGGCCGAGACGGGTGACGGGTTCCCATCCGCTGTCGTTGTAGTTGTTTCCACTCATTCGAGAATCGCCTCTCGTACCTCGTCGAAGTGTTCGGGGAGGTCAGTTGCGTCGAAATCGCCGCTGTACAGCGGCTCGTCGAGCTGTTCTGCGTACTCGGCGATGTGCTCGCCGCGCGTGCGCGACCAGTCCGCGAGCACGCTGTCGTTGTGCGGGATCTCGAGGCCGGCGTCGATCGCGCCCTCCTGTACCGCGAACACCTTGTTGCCGGGCGTGGCCGTGTTGAGACCGATATCGAGGACCGCCTCCTCGAGGCCTGCTTCGACGGCTCGTGTACCGGCCAGCAGGCCGGTCAGATACGCCGCGGAAATGTTGCTCGTGGGGGCGTCCCAGCCGTACTCCGCCAGATCGCTCGAGTGTGCGCTTGCAAGCGTCTCGTCTCCCTGAGGTCCGGGAGTGATCAGCTGCGCCGTAGTGTGCTTGTTGCTCTTGCGAGCAACCAGGCGGGGCTTCCCCGATTTCAGCAGGCGCAACCTCTGGTGGTAGTCCGTCCGGACCTCACGGCGACGCCGCATCGGTACTTTGTATCGTGGTCCTGTCGCCATTATTGGTCACCGTAGTTGTCGTCGATGTAGTTCAACAGGTACCGGACGCTACGGAACTCCCCGCCGCCGGCCTTCTTGTAGAGCTGGCGGTACTGCGTGGGCGTCAGCTCGCCCTTGTCGCGGAGTTCGCGCAGCTTCCGGCGCTGTGCGCGAATCTTGTTCTGCCATTCGTCTTTCTCGTTCTGGCGTGCGCCTTTCTTGCCGCGGCGCTTGCCCTGGCCGTTCTGGTGGCCGTAGGCGCGCTTCGCGTTCCGTTCGCGAGCGCGGCCCCGGGAGTTGCCCGAGGGGTCGTCGGCCTGAATGCGACCCTCGTCGACGAGTTCGCGGATCTCGTCGCGCGTGATCGCTTCGGCGATGTCTCCCTGCGCCTCCGGATCGAACCAGACACGGTTCTTCCCGACGTCCATGACGTCGGCAGCGAGTCGTTTCTGTGCTGAGAGATCAGTCATTGGATTCCACCTCGACTTCCTCGTAGGTCGGATTCAGGACGCGAACGTCCTGCTCTTCGGCGAGTTCCTCGATCCGTTCGCGCTTGCGCGCACCGACCGAGGAGGAGATCCGAACTGCCTCGCGAGAGCCGTCGACGCCCTCGAGGTCGTCCGTGTTCTCGACGTAGACTTCCTCGAAGCCGCTGGGGTGTTTGCCCCGAACGGCTTTGGGCGTGCGGTAGCCGGCCTGGACTTTCGGGCCCTTGCCCTTGACGCCGCGGCGCTGCTTGGACAGCTGACCGCGGGGTCGACGCCAGGATTCCGGCGTCCGCTTTTTCTTGTGGTAGTCCTGTCGGTTGAACTGCGGTTTCCCCTCGCTCTTCCGACGGTTGAGGAGCCGTTCCTCGGTGTCGGAGAGTTCGGGCGTCTTCTCGGTCAGCCCGCGGGGTTGCAGTTCCGTCTCGACGTCTTCGTCGGGTTCGGCTTCCTCCTCGACGCCTTCGTCTTCGATCTCGGCCTCGGTCTCCTCGGTGACCTCGAGGTCACCGACGTCGGCCTTGATACGGGCGGCGAGTGCGTTCCCGACGCCGTCGGCCTCGGCGAGGTCGTCCTGATCTGCTTCCTTGACGTCCTGGATGGACTCGAAGCCGGCGTCACGAAGCGCGTCTGCCTTGCTCGCGCCGACGCCGCTGATGTCCTCGAGCTCCTGTGGTTCGTCGTTGGATTGGTCGTCTGCCATCTATCAGGCACCTCCTTTGGCTGGTTTGTTGGTGATGTAGACCCCGTCCTGGAAGATTCGGGTGTCCTTGCCGCGGACCTTCGTCAGCTGCTCGATGTCGGCAGCCGTCTGTCCGACGTCTTCCTTGTTGGGGCCCGAAAGGACGAGTTGCTCCTCGTCGACGGTAACCTCAGTCTCACCGTGGATAGTCGTTCGTCGCGGTGCCTTTTCGCCGAGGAAGTTCTCGATGACGACCTCGTCGCCGTCCACGCGGACCTGCATCGGGAAGTGAGAGTAGAAGACTTCCATCTCGTACTCCCAGCCCTCGGTCACGCCGTGGAAGGCGTTGGTGATGTGGCTCTCGAAGGTGCCGACGGTCGAATTCGTTTTCGCGTCCTCGGCACTGCTCTCGATGACCACCTGGTCGTCGTCGGTCTCGACGATCACGTCGGGGTACCAGAGGCGCCGGGTGACGGTGCCTTCCGGACCCTCGACGGTGACGTCGAAACGGTCGACCTCGACGGATACGTTCTCGGGGATTTCCAGTTCGACTCGCATGATTAGTAGACGTATGCGATCACCTGGCCCCCAATACCCTGCTCGCGAGCCTCGTAGTGGCTCATAATGCCGCTGCTCGTCGTGACGACGAGCGCACCGAAGTCTCGAGCGGGGAGATAGCGCTTCTCCCACTTCTCGAAGTCCTCGGAGCCGACGGCGTAGCGGGGCTTGATGGGGCCGCACTCGTTGATCGCTCCTTTCAATTCGACCTCGAACTGACCGGCTTTACCGTCGTCGACGTACTCGAAGCCGTCGATGTACCCGCGGTCGTAGAAGACCTCGAGCACGCTGCCGATTTCGTTCGAGGCGGGCGTTACCTCGTGGGTGAGATGACCCACACTCTCGGCGTTATCGAGTCCCGAGAGCGCGTTGCTGAGTGGATCGTTTCCGGTCATATTATCTGTACTTCTTGAATCCCATGTCGCGGGCGATCTCGCGGAAGCACTGCCGACAGAGATTGATGTCGTACTTCCCGACGAGTCCCTGCTCGCGGCCACAGCGCTGACAGGACTCGACCTGTCCCGTCCGCTTTGCCGCGTGCTCGCCCGTGCGGTCGTTTTCTTCCGTTTCGCTTTCACTCATCGTCTGCCTCCACGCTCAC contains:
- a CDS encoding 50S ribosomal protein L32e, which codes for MADDQSNDEPQELEDISGVGASKADALRDAGFESIQDVKEADQDDLAEADGVGNALAARIKADVGDLEVTEETEAEIEDEGVEEEAEPDEDVETELQPRGLTEKTPELSDTEERLLNRRKSEGKPQFNRQDYHKKKRTPESWRRPRGQLSKQRRGVKGKGPKVQAGYRTPKAVRGKHPSGFEEVYVENTDDLEGVDGSREAVRISSSVGARKRERIEELAEEQDVRVLNPTYEEVEVESND
- a CDS encoding 30S ribosomal protein S8: MTGNDPLSNALSGLDNAESVGHLTHEVTPASNEIGSVLEVFYDRGYIDGFEYVDDGKAGQFEVELKGAINECGPIKPRYAVGSEDFEKWEKRYLPARDFGALVVTTSSGIMSHYEAREQGIGGQVIAYVY
- a CDS encoding uL15m family ribosomal protein, coding for MTSKKRRQRGSRTHSGGSHKNRRGAGHRGGRGRAGRSKHEFHNYEPKGKHGFKRPHDIRETVAEIDVQKLDEDAILYVAEDLAEETDDGYRLDARDIVEDGHEVDKVKVLGSGQVRNTLEVTADAFSDAAQEKLEAAGGEVVISERAQAEDDDEAESEQNED
- a CDS encoding 50S ribosomal protein L6, whose translation is MRVELEIPENVSVEVDRFDVTVEGPEGTVTRRLWYPDVIVETDDDQVVIESSAEDAKTNSTVGTFESHITNAFHGVTEGWEYEMEVFYSHFPMQVRVDGDEVVIENFLGEKAPRRTTIHGETEVTVDEEQLVLSGPNKEDVGQTAADIEQLTKVRGKDTRIFQDGVYITNKPAKGGA
- a CDS encoding 50S ribosomal protein L30, which gives rise to MKAIVQIRGEVNRQEDVQDTLKMLNIHNVNHCALVPETDTYEGMIAKVNDYVAVGEPDADVLETLLAKRAEPLEGKQADVDEEWLADNTDYDDFGALAEALLAEETTLRDEGLSPTLRLHPPRGGHDGIKKPTVEGGQLGKHTTGEINDLLESMR
- a CDS encoding 50S ribosomal protein L19e; translated protein: MTDLSAQKRLAADVMDVGKNRVWFDPEAQGDIAEAITRDEIRELVDEGRIQADDPSGNSRGRARERNAKRAYGHQNGQGKRRGKKGARQNEKDEWQNKIRAQRRKLRELRDKGELTPTQYRQLYKKAGGGEFRSVRYLLNYIDDNYGDQ
- a CDS encoding 50S ribosomal protein L18: MATGPRYKVPMRRRREVRTDYHQRLRLLKSGKPRLVARKSNKHTTAQLITPGPQGDETLASAHSSDLAEYGWDAPTSNISAAYLTGLLAGTRAVEAGLEEAVLDIGLNTATPGNKVFAVQEGAIDAGLEIPHNDSVLADWSRTRGEHIAEYAEQLDEPLYSGDFDATDLPEHFDEVREAILE
- a CDS encoding 30S ribosomal protein S5, whose product is MSGNNYNDSGWEPVTRLGRMVQEGEIEDMETALNSGLPLKEPELVDQLLPGLEDEVLDINMVQRMTDSGRRVKFRCVVAVGNRDGFIGYAEGRDDQVGSAIQKAIGIAKLNMIQVPRGSGSWEDRSDRPHSLTRRTTGKAGSVEVEVIPAPEGLGLAASDTVRHVLELAGIENAWTKSHGNTRTTVNLAKATYNALENASQSRHPQRRPNREEAEVSE
- a CDS encoding 30S ribosomal protein S14, which translates into the protein MSESETEENDRTGEHAAKRTGQVESCQRCGREQGLVGKYDINLCRQCFREIARDMGFKKYR